The DNA segment GAAGTCACTTTTTAAACCTTATTTAACATGCTTATTTTGGCTAGTGGTTTCTAGTTTGGAAGCCAGACTGCTACTTACATGGCAGTTACGGTGAGGGGCCTGGGAATCAGTGACTCCCCATTCCCTACCTGTAGTCTCAATCAATGTGGGCCCACATAGCTTCATTTACTTTTCAGTTGGATATATATCCTAGAGTCAGTCacgaaatttacatttatttgaaagaattgctggattcattagttttttgggAGAGTTCACTGTGTCAACCAGCTAATACAGTGCACCCACTGTCACTTGGGGAATGCTCAGTTTTGGCATGCAAAAGGGGCCTTTAtaactgaaaaactgaaaacacgGGCACTCTTTTGCAGCCTCTATTTCAACATCCTGGTACCTAGACATTTATTACATTCCAAGGCAGACTGACCTTTTTTTGAACAGATCTGTCAGGAAGTTCTTTCTCAAACTCAGCTGAAAACTGTCATTCCATGAGGACTTAGTTTTAGTTCTGGGAGTCCTATGAAATGCACTCGATACGTTTTCATACAATAATTCCTCTAACACCTAAAGTCGGTTTTCAGATCCTCCCTGAGGTTTCTCCTCTAAACATCCCCAGTTCCTTTCATGTGACAAGGTTCTGAGTCCCTTTTCTATACTGGTCACTTTTTGGTGAACCCAAAATAACACTCCATGGCCAGCATGGAGTGAAAAAATCTACTAGATCTGAGGGGTAAATTGAAACATACTGATTTTATCAGCAACAAACTTTTTATTCATGGAATacaacttaggaaaaaaaaacttcctaagacagtcataaaaataaatccttattatTTAAGTAGAATTTCAGAATCAAATATACCTTATCAAACTTAAGTggcttttttcctttgaattcaaATCTCTTATTGAAGTACAGGCTTAGCAACTGGTGTTGATGAAGGAAAAATACCAACATTTAATAAGCCAGGTACTTTCTGTATATTCCTTCAATTAAGCCTCTCATTAACGCTATAAAGTaggtattatcatcatcatcccccTTTCCAGATGAGTAGGCTGAGGCCCAGGAAGATTAAGTCTAATCCAAGATAGTCCTTAAATGGCAGAGCTACGACTCAAATCCATTCCTATCCCACACTGCTTCCCACGTATGTCCTTTTTAGGAAGATTTGCAAAGGTAAGTGACAAGGCTGATCCTCTATGTGGGTCAGAAAGGACAATGTACCTCATCAGCTCAGACTGTCTTCCCTGCTTGAAGCAGAGCCCCAGTTTCTTCTATCTAGATACATACACAGAAGAGAGGTGGATCCTTGCTGTGTGGATGAAATCCTTTCTGGCGACAGGAAGAAATCTCCTCTAGTCCGTGGTCAGTTAGTTTAAAGAATCCAGTTCTGCAATAAGAAAAAGCAAGACCAGAACCAAGCAAAGGTGTTTCCCTAGTCccaaacacacatgcatgcatatgcGCGTGcgcttacacacacatacacacacacacacacacacacacacacacacacatggagtTCATTTTGAGACAGCTTCAAAAGTATGCTGGCACATGGGTCTCTTCTCTGATGAATGAATCAGAGTTAGAGAATGACTCATCACTGCCACCACACTAGCTGTGCTGGGAGAATTCATAGTAAATAACAGGACttagaatgaaaaagaagttaGCTGAGATAATCTGACTTTGAAATTCTTTAATCTGACATCAGTCTTAAAATTCCTATTGCTTCAAGTCAAAGACTTCAAATTTCCTATGTCCTTTTCTTAGAAAAGCATCGAAATTGTTGCTCCGATTATCTTTGTTAAACAAGCATAGTAGGTGTATCAGGATATGGTGCTTAAAAGGTAACCTTTTAAAACAGCCAATGAATACCACAATCTACATGTTCTACCGAGAACAAGGTCTTCCAAACAGAGACCTTTTCCTCAGAGGCTTTTCCCCATTAGCCCCGTGTACTGGCCCGAACCGCATCTATGGACTTACTCCTGGAACTTGGGGGAGCAAACAATGGCTATTGACTCCGGCAACATCATCTGGTAGGAGCAATGAGTGTGTAGGTCAACGCTGGAGAGGAACGCAGTCTGTGTGGGATGAGTCTGAGAAGAGGAAAACACGTCTGAGATCCCCCTCAGGGAGACAGCCAAGCCTGGCCCATGAAGGAAACAGAGCCAAAGAGTTCTCAACAGCTGGCCACAATCCTCTTCTCCAGCACAAAGCCATTGGCAGTCACGACGGGGTACGCCTGAAGGTCATTACTTTTGAGCACTGTAAACAAGTATAGCTTAACAggagtatttgaagaaatgataatTTCTAATTGACCATCAAGATTTTCTTGGCCCCTCACAAGCTCTCTTTCTGCAATGGAGAGTCATCCATTCTGCAACAGACAGTAGATGCTGTCCAATACTTCAACATGGTGGAAGTCAAGGACTTAAACCACAGTTGGGTGAATGATTCTTCTTCCTGAGAGGTGTTAAAAGGTCAagcatgaggggcacctgggtggctcagtcgttaagcatctaccttcggctcaggtcatgatcccagggtcctgggatccagccccacatcgggctccctgctccgcgggaagcctgcttctccctctcccactccccctgtttgtgttcactctcttgctgtgtctctctctgtcaaataaatacataaaatcttaaaaaaaaaaagtcaagcatgAGTGTGCAGCTCTATAGGCAAAAATGGCAAACGTTGTCCTATGGCTAAAGCATACCATCCAAGGATGTAAGAAGCAGGGGGGCACAGTGGTAGTTAAATCACACAAAAGACCCTATCTTGTTTGGGGAAAGGACCAAGATAGTGAAATCTGAGGGTAATCCGTTACAGTACCATCGAAATGTGCATTCAATTTATCTCATTTGTTTTCAatcatttaatgtttttgttttcaatcatttaatgttttattgagCACACCACTGTTTGTACACAAATGAAGAGTCGCATAATGCCTTATGTTCATCTTAGAGGAGTGTTAAGTACCGATAACAAGAATGGAAAAAGCCCCAGTAGGACTCAAAAAGACTACCAGCCTTCACCGACCAAAAGGCCAGAACATAAATAAGTGTACTTGATCAGCGTTCTCAAACCTGCTGTGTACAAAATGAAGCTCCCGGGAAGCCTATCAAAAGCATTggctcctgggccccacccctagAAATATCCATCctgagacactttttttttttaaaagctcagacaggggcacctgggtggctcaatcagttaagcatccgactcttgatttcggctcaggtcatgatctcagggttgtgagatcaagccccacactgggctccatgctgggcgtggaacctgcttgggattctttctctccttctgcccctctctccaccaataataataataatattagaaataaagttGATTCAATGGTTCTTTTATATGCAGCCTCATCTGAGAAGCACCCCTCCATAGAAAGCTGTGGCCAGCTCACGGTGGAAGAGGTCTGCAGGCCAGGAACATGTTAGCTGAGTGCTGACAGCAAATGCACACACAGGTCCTCACAGGACAAGTACAAATTTGGTGACCACAAGGGAAAAATAGTGTCTACCTAATTATGGGATCCTACAGGACAAACGGCCTGTGCCAACACCTTTCATCCCACAGTTAAAACAAGGAATTTTAACTGGGAACAAACGAGGCCTACACAAGCTGATCTAGGCCTCTGATTTAAAGGTGGCTTAGCTAGAAAGacaacacagagacacacagcagatgctcaataaataattgttaaacgAAATCAAAAAACCTTGTCTTGAGCCTCTATTCCCTTCtattgtgctttctctttctccttcccttcacaaTTGAATTTCTTGAAAAAACAGTTGTGTCTGTCTTGCTGGAGACAGAGGAAGGCATTTTTatgaagagaaaacaataaaccAAAGGAGCAGAAGTGAACAAGGAGACTGAATGCTGGGGGCAGCCTCGGCGCCTGGATGGGAGCGGACCAGCCACGGGACAGCAATGAGGGCTACCGCAGGGCTGAGGCAAAGCTCAAGGATGGCCTCGAATACTGGGCTGGAGGGTCACCCGGTAGCTGGTGAGCAATACATGACCATATAAACTTTTGGACCAGGGAACCTGACTTATAGCTGGCAAAGTACAGAAGGAAGAACTGTTCTGCATAATCCTCTTGCCAAGTTTAGGATCTGAGCAAACCtctgcttttttctgtttttaatcccCAGTTAGGAAGGAATGGTACAGCAGTatcacagggggaaaaaagctgaaATACCATCAACTTCAGCTCTAAATTTGTTCCCAGCTGGACCTCACAGTTTTAGAAatccttttattcatttggggCTGAGTTCTACCTGCAGTCTAAACAGTAATTCCCCAAACATTACCCCATCCCTTCCAGTTCCTAAAACCACCTGTCTCCCCTCTGGCCAGGCAGTGCATCGAGATGGCAACCCTGTTGAATCAAATGAATTTCAACaacccctccacacagaacctccaaaatctctctgtatctttctgaATTCTTCCTTCGATTCTGTCTCAGAAGGATGAGTGTTTTCTACCACATATGAAGATGAGCCCCCTTTTTGTACTTTTGACTGAATACTTTCCTACCTCAGGGATATACATGTAGGTAGTAAAActgtaaagaaagcaaaggatTTCCAGAAAAgccaggaaagagagagattacCTCTATCAGAGGGGAAGTGTGACAGGGCAAGACCATCAGGGTGGGAGCACACCTCTCACAATGTTCTCGTTCTTCACATGGGTCATGCATGCACACAGATGTTTGCTTCATGATTCACTGAAGTGTACATTTACCTTTATGTCCTTTCTTATGTGATATATTTCCAATATAAAGGTTTCAGAAAAGCCAAAATCGAAACAAAACACGTGTTCAAACCTTTCATGCTAAGCCATAAATCAAGCAAATACTCTCTCAACCAGGCTACTCCTTAAATCAccgtcccattttttttttccctttccccatgaactaaactcttccaaaaatagtGTACATTTCACCATCAGCATAACCTCAATCCCCATTAGTTCTTCAATCCCTACAGTGTTCCTCCTCTGGCTTCTGTGCCGTAAcgctgccctccccctgctcttccaCCTCTTTGCTTCATGACCAACTATTCCCTATGCTTCCCTGGGCAGCCTGCCCCCAACTACTGGTGAATCTCTTCTTGCTCTCCATTCTCCTCCAGTCCCAAGGCCCCCCAGGTCAGCTCTATCCAGAGGTCTCCCAAATCCCTTTCCCACCCTGACCTTGCTCCCAAGTCCCAGCCACGTTTCCAACTTCCTGATAACTACCTCCACCACCAGAATGCTCATACATACTTTAAATTCAACATGCTCAAAACTGAACCCACAATTTACCCCACTTTTAAAGGAGGTTATCCTCCTGAAGCCCCTGTTTCTGCTTATGGGATGATCACTGCCACCCCCATGAGTCAGGCCTGCTCTCTAAGTCACCAGTGGCTTTTACTCATGTTCCTCTTACTCATTCCCCACATCCTCTGAAATCCTACACTCATCTCCTTCCCAAATGCAATGTCATCACCCTAGCTCTCATCAGTAGATTCTATCACCACCCTAACTTCTTATATGATCTCCCTGCCTCAACCTACTTTAAAACTGCCTTTATTTTAGATATTCTAAGAATGGCTTTGATCATATCAATCTCTATTCAAAAACCTTTAAAAGCTCTCCACTTACTAAAAAGCAGAACTATTTTGCCTATCCACCCAAGACCCCCCCAGAACATTGCTCCAATATCTCACGTTAAAGCTTATCGACAACGGTTTCCTGATATGAACCATAAACCCCAACAAACCAGACCTCTCAATGTCTCAGGAACACAGTCTGCTTATTCCAATGCTGCCCCCTGCATATGGAATTCTCCCTTAGCCTATCTTGTCAAAATTCTAGTAAATCAAGCCAGGTGCAATCCTTCCCTCCTCTGAATTCCATAGTGCTGTTCGCACCTCTGGAGGCACTTGGCACATTCTGCCTCATGTGAAGAGTGATTACTTGTCCCTTTGTCTAATCTCCCTTATGAGACTAAAACCATATCTTACTCAAATTTGTATCCTCTAGCAGATCAGAAACAAGTTTTCTACCTCCCACATACTATATAACAGGGGGTACCCAATAGACGGCAAATATTTAGGTCATGGAATGCAGACAGGAGAGGCACATGGGACTGCCTCCTGGGTAAGTATTTCCCGAGTCTAACATACAAGTATGTTTAATCTCCCCAAATCCAGAAATGAGTGGACTCGTCTGTATGTAAGCCTCTCATACAACACGAAAAGTAGCTTTGTCTGTGGAGTGAGGGGTcgaaaaggaatagaaagaaaaaaatgtagaaatgatCTTTAGAGATGGAATTACATTTTACCTAAATATCACCAGAAGGTTACGCACAATAAGTAAACACTTGAAAATTCGCCAGATTGGTGACCCAACTGGTTTACATAAAGGTGTATGCTGCTTTAACAAAGACCAAATGCAAGCATCTGAATTAACTTCCTTGGCtcattaaaacattttgatttatatACCTTTCAGGAATATCATTTGTATGAAGTAGGCAGAGCCTGTACAGTCAATATCCACATATACTCTAGGCCAGCATCCTATCACCATTCACACTCACAGGGAAAGTGGGACTTCAGGGAAATAAGTTCATtttgattaaaatgttttttaaaattaaaaaaattaaaaagccctAAGTAGTTCCCAGAAATCAATACCAGAGTAGAAGCAGTCGAGTATGCTAGGGAAGTCGGGTGTGTATCCGACAGAGGGAAAAACAATCACCTAAATAATCGGGATATAGTTCACTTTGCCCGAAGAAAGAAATAAGCAGTGTGTTTATAacatggggagagaggaggagcctGGCCCTCGGGGAGCTCGGGATTGCTTACATGGATCCAGCCCAGTGTGATGAGACCCTGCTGATCCTGTATGAGGAAGAGCTCTTCTTCGTTTTCGGTGTGGCAATAATCAGACCCAGCACTTTGCTTGGGGATGAGAACATGGGTAATGGTAAACTCattcctcatctgtcaaaggagaaaacagaacagCTTGTCACCACTGCCTGGCACTTGCGCAACCCCACTCCGTCACAGCAGTGGTAAGGTAAACATCTATACAACAAAGGCCCCTCCCTTGCCAGCACGAGGACTTGTGCCCCGAATCCCTCACTCAGTGCTTCACAACCTCGGCTGCTCATGCACACTCAGGGAGCGCTCTGCAAAGCCACTGGCACCCACAGCCCTGTGGGAATTTCATTTCCAGCTGCAGCCAAACCAAGAAGCTCTGGGATAGTaccatttctcttcctttgctcaAGTCTAAGGTAGTTTCCCTCTTACTGCTTCTATTAGCCCTTCTCATTCTCTAAGGCTCAGTTTCAGTCTATTACATTTCACTCATTTCTGCCTTTAGCAGTTAGCAATGGGTTCTTCAAGTACCTCTATTCAATgacctttccttcctctgaattCCTAGCGCTCGACCGCATATATCATTCAGCGTGTTATTTATCTTTGGGGGTATATTTCGCATCTCTCCAAAATGCTTGGGTATGTTTTGTGGACACATGCTACGTGCCTTACATATTGTACATTCCCAGGCCTACCATAAAGCAGGTACTCAAAAACTGACATACAGGTAATGCTGGCTCTTCCTACCAAGTTTACAATTACTTATTTCTTACTACTAGCATGAAAATAATCCGTTCAATTCAAGGGACtgtgaaaatcaacaaaatgcaaGGTCACCAAACTCAAAGTAACTTTGCATTATGCTATCCCTGGTTCCCTCTGCAGAGGGATCGTCGCCAACAGTAACTGACCCTGGATATCTTCTCTGAGAGTCACAGGAATCCAAGGGAGAAGGAACAGTCTCAGCTAAGGAAAGCGTTTGTTTTTTACCAGTTTTCCACAGAGAATTCCACATGTCTCTACTCCTCGGGCTGTGTTGGCACTGGCTAGCTGGAGAAACTGCGGGCACAGCCTCTCGGGCACCGCCACATGGCGCAGTCCATCGATTGTAGGAGCTGTcgtggagaaaggagagaagtcTGAGACCACGGGGAGAGCCTTCCCAAGCAGACCCCAGAGCTGGCAGCCCTCGGAGAGCAATGCCAAGTCCCTGGGGTTCCCAAACTAGGGACAGTGAGTGGGGAATCTCATCCTAATGGATGAGAAGGAGGAGGGCTGCGGCCAGAGCCACTGCAAGTACATTACTTTAAGAAAAGAGGCTTTAACCATTCAAGTTAAGACAGGGGTAAACTACTACTTAAAACAAGTTCCTGAGCTATTCGGGAATTCTCTATCACAATCTCGGATAAGAATCCGAGATAATTGGAGAGTAGGACTTTCAAAGAAATACACCAGATATATTCTAGGTAACGGAAAATACTTTGGGTAACTCATTCTGAATTTAGTCATTTAGAAGAACATTaaaatgccaaaacaaaacaaaacaaaacaaaaaccccacattCTGGTCCTCAAAAGAGGCATGAATGCACAGAACAGCTAATAAGCCTGGTTCAGAATGCCAAGAATGGGCCCAGTTGCTGGACACCAGGGAGAAGCCCTGTAAGAGAGACCACAGGCTCAAGTTAGGGGGTGTCTTTCGTGGtcacattttcataaaaaaaaaatggaaaaggatgtTCTGTTTCTGCACATTTAACAGCAAGCTCTGTATTGCTGGGGAGGTAACAGACTGGGGAGCAGGCAGTCACATGGCGGTCTAATGGCGGTATCTGAGGATTCTGAAGGAAGGCTCAGCACAGTCTTTCTTTGCAATCCACAACCACTCCCCGAGTGCACACCAGTGTGCACACCGTGCTCAAATAACAGGAAACACAAATATGAGTAAGACTCAAGCCCCAAACAGGAAAAAGTTAAAATCTAGTTATTCGTAAATGACTACACTATCAGGGAAATGATCTCAACTGCATTACAGATACTAAGGGCTCTGGGAGTCTTAGGGAGAACAGCATCAATCTAAATGAAAGGAAAGGGATCTGGCAAAACTTTAAGAAAAGCAGGGGAAGGCAGAGATAGAGAAAAGAGGTTTTAGGTTCAGGGCAAATGTTAACAAACCTCCTGGATAGGATAATCCGGGGGCTGCTCTGGGAACGTGACAGCCCAATCTGACCGGAACACAGAATATGGATGAAGGAAGAGCAGTGGGAGACAAGCCTGCCAAGTCCATGGGGAGATATCCTAAAGGCCAGGCTTCAGAGTCTGGCACCCCCTACCCACTCTTACGTTGTCCTTGTAGGTGGATCTTTTGCAAAGCTGACTTCCTTAAATGCTACCTGAAAGCCAGTTCCTTCCCAAAATGATCTATTCTACTAATCGAGGTATATGCATCACTTTGCTGCTACTGTTACTGTCTCATAGCCTATCAGTGGTGAGAGGAGGAAAGACTGCCAATAGTTTTTATGGCTAGCCTGAATCATCACCGACTGCATACAGTATTTACCTTGACCAAGTTCCTTAAGGATTGGGAACATTTTCAAGGCAAGCGCAACTCAGTAGCCCGTTTTCAGTTAAAAGTCAACTGGTGAATTGTAAAATGGTACTATGAATTTCAGATGGGCCAACAGTGGGCTCTAGTTCACTGAACATTTCGAATCTCTGTATAATCCTTAAAAGTTGACAGTCTGACTTTCAAGGATATTATGAGCTCTTCAGAAAAGCGACCTGTGCCAGGTAAATTATATGGCTAAGCAACGGCCACTTTCACACGATAGCCAGTATGACAGGACCCAGCATAACAATACTGACCAAAGGGGCTTCTGTGACCAGGGTCTAATGAGTGGGACCATGGAGGTGATCTTGGGCTGAAGCCCCCAGAATGACACTCTGCTTGGCTGGCACCGAGACAGAAGAGGACAGGAGCAAGCAGACTCACTACTTTCTGAATTGCTCAATGCTCCAGGTTTCAAGGACCTGTCCACTACGGGCGGCTTGGCAGGCCTCACGGCCGTATTACAATCCAGAGACTGCGCAGATGCCACGGGGGCTGGGGGGAACGCGTCTGGGGAGGGCTTCTCCAAGTCTGGCACCAGGGGGCCACCGAGGCCAGGGTCCACCTTCCCAAACTTCTGCACGATTTTCCGTCGCTCCTTTTCCAGCTCCTGGTTCCGGATCATCTCCTCAAAGGCATGGAACTGTTCTTGCtccagctgctgctgcttctgctgggcCACCCTCTGCcgctccttctccagctcctgctGGATGGCCACGCTCCGGGCCagctcttctgcttccctcttctacaaagaaagaagaggagtcAGGCTTACACatgacacttgggctacttcccaCCTCCGGAGGACAAGGCTCTGCAGCTGAGTGACTGCTCAGGCCCCATTTCCCGACACGGCCCTCACGCTTCCCTCACCGCCTATGTCTAGCCGGCCACTGCAGCCTGACTCTGCGGGGACAGTGAAGGTCCCAATCCCCTCACCACCCTTCCCTGATGGCTCTTACTAATGCATTTTCGTCTTTACCGAAATCTTGATGCAACTTACCGTCTGCACCTCACAATCTGTACCCTACACAGTTTTACTCTCTAACTGCGCTGTGCATACATTCTTTATCCCAGGTAAGGCTGCAAGATAGGACCAAATCCAAATTTGACCCTGCTGTATTGGGCATCTTTACTGAATTTTAACCCAAAAGGAAGCCTCCAAAATTGTCCTGGTCATTAGTTCAAAACACAGTGACATTTTAAACTAACAAGAAATATCAAGCAATCATCTCCTTCAATAAGGTTTTCACTCACTCAGTCCCTTAGAAATGGACACCTCATAGCTGTTTACCTCTCTGCGGATTTTCAGCATCAGAGTTCAGAACGGCGCTCAACAGAGCACTACAAAATAATGTGGGAGGGTCCGCAACCTGCAGTGAGTATTCACATCTGACACAGACCACAGACATGCCTTGGGAGTTTCTCCACGTGCTTTAACTAACTCTCCCTGACAAGAACCATTTGAAAACAGATTGAAGAGCAATCAGTTATTATAAACAGGTATAACCAAATGTGAGTCAACACCCCAAAATCAGCTGACCTAAAAACTTATGTTTTAGTGACAATTTTCACTGTTCTTAGGTTCTCACTCTAGAGATAGCAAACAAGATTTTCTGTCCCTCAAGTCACCTTGTAAGACAAGTAGGCTAAATCTGTGTTAGAATCCTcagcctaggggcacctgggtggctcagtcgttgggcgtctgccttcggctcaggtcatgatccccagggtcctaggatcgagccccgcatcgggctccctgctccacgggaagcctgcttctccctctcccactccccctgcttgtgttccctctctcgctgtgtctctctctgtcaaataaagaaataaaatcttaaaaaaaaaaaagaatcctcagcCTAAACACTTGTGTTCTACTCTTTTGAGTTTCTGGCCTTtgctgaaaaaagtaaaatatgacacTAAAATCACAGGATCTGCTAAAATACTGTATTGC comes from the Zalophus californianus isolate mZalCal1 chromosome 8, mZalCal1.pri.v2, whole genome shotgun sequence genome and includes:
- the LOC113938216 gene encoding STAM-binding protein, yielding MSDHGDVSLPPEDRVRALSQMGSAVEINEDIPPRRYFRSGVEIIRMASIYSEEGNIEHAFILYNKYITLFIEKLPKHRDYKSAVIPEKKDTVKKLKEIAFPKAEELKEELLKRYTKEYIEYNEEKKREAEELARSVAIQQELEKERQRVAQQKQQQLEQEQFHAFEEMIRNQELEKERRKIVQKFGKVDPGLGGPLVPDLEKPSPDAFPPAPVASAQSLDCNTAVRPAKPPVVDRSLKPGALSNSESTPTIDGLRHVAVPERLCPQFLQLASANTARGVETCGILCGKLMRNEFTITHVLIPKQSAGSDYCHTENEEELFLIQDQQGLITLGWIHTHPTQTAFLSSVDLHTHCSYQMMLPESIAIVCSPKFQETGFFKLTDHGLEEISSCRQKGFHPHSKDPPLFCSCSHVTVVDRAVTITDLR